One window of the Mycobacterium xenopi genome contains the following:
- a CDS encoding thiolase family protein — translation MTAMSLQAGATPVQLACQATAAALADAGIGPGDVDGLLVGSSQGVRPDRLGVGFAAHGGFADLRLLEHVEIKGATAIAMIQRAVHAITAGEASTAVCVFADAPLVSGKGSGSTYAHSGGNTGVRGLERACGLLGSVPTYALLAQRWLHVTGSSTDDLCAVATQARAWAMGNPDAVIREPLDADGYAASPMVADPLRRVDCARPVNGAVAVVMSGRRSIGTMRVRIRGSGRHHPVRRRRSGAESWFGGGVRAVDDALAQAGLARTDLDVAELYDPFSIVTLILLDEYRLTGDAPAGAFVRDGQIGPDGLLPTNTGGGQLSGYYLQGMTPLAEAVIQLRGAGGARQVPGAAIALVGGIGGRMDHHAALVLERAA, via the coding sequence ATGACAGCGATGTCGCTGCAGGCGGGCGCGACTCCGGTCCAACTGGCTTGCCAGGCCACCGCCGCAGCACTAGCCGACGCCGGCATCGGCCCGGGCGACGTCGACGGGTTGCTGGTCGGATCATCCCAAGGGGTGCGCCCGGACCGGCTCGGCGTCGGTTTCGCGGCCCACGGCGGCTTCGCCGACCTGCGGCTGCTTGAGCACGTGGAGATCAAAGGCGCCACTGCGATTGCGATGATCCAGCGTGCAGTGCACGCAATTACCGCCGGCGAGGCGTCGACCGCGGTGTGCGTGTTCGCCGATGCCCCGCTGGTGTCGGGCAAGGGCTCGGGCTCGACATACGCACACAGCGGCGGCAACACCGGAGTACGTGGGCTGGAACGCGCTTGTGGTCTGCTCGGCTCGGTACCCACCTACGCGCTGCTGGCGCAGCGCTGGTTGCACGTCACCGGGTCCAGCACCGACGACCTGTGCGCGGTGGCCACCCAAGCGCGGGCCTGGGCGATGGGCAATCCAGACGCCGTCATCCGCGAACCCCTCGACGCCGACGGTTACGCCGCAAGCCCTATGGTCGCCGATCCGCTGCGGCGTGTGGACTGCGCGCGCCCGGTCAACGGTGCCGTCGCGGTGGTTATGAGTGGCCGGCGGTCGATCGGCACCATGCGGGTGCGGATCCGCGGCAGCGGCCGCCACCACCCGGTGAGGCGCCGACGGTCAGGGGCCGAGTCGTGGTTCGGCGGCGGAGTCCGCGCTGTCGACGACGCACTCGCGCAAGCCGGCCTTGCGCGCACCGACCTCGACGTCGCCGAGCTCTACGACCCGTTCTCCATCGTGACGCTGATTCTGCTCGACGAATACCGGCTTACCGGCGATGCGCCCGCCGGCGCGTTCGTCCGCGACGGCCAGATCGGCCCCGATGGACTGCTGCCCACTAACACCGGCGGGGGCCAGCTTTCGGGGTACTACCTACAGGGCATGACGCCGCTGGCCGAGGCCGTCATCCAGCTGCGCGGTGCAGGCGGCGCCCGCCAGGTGCCTGGCGCGGCCATCGCGCTGGTGGGCGGCATCGGGGGACGAATGGACCACCATGCGGCGCTGGTCTTGGAGCGGGCGGCATGA
- a CDS encoding alpha/beta fold hydrolase: MEQRSAPPASVGGALVDTENYRSIWMLLKEVAFTQGFIDIEVNGALVRTRYAEAGLPDKPHAVLLHGTGGHWETFAPNLAALSEHFHCVAIDMVGNGFSGKPDYDYEIAVYREHVLKVMDHFGMANAHFVGMSLGAWVSAAIAVSHPDRVNKMILMSPAGKEAAAANMARIRAERTKAVNEPTWESLYTVFEHLIADEANRLPDLIGLRRAIYQRADTRATIEHLLILQDATARERNLIPEEKWRSITAPVMVVASGRDLGVYQDTATAIAELIPSAEIFDMPDVRHWPHFENPESFNPAAVAFLTK, encoded by the coding sequence ATGGAGCAACGGTCAGCGCCACCGGCGTCAGTGGGTGGCGCGCTGGTCGACACAGAGAACTACCGGAGCATATGGATGCTTCTCAAGGAGGTGGCGTTCACCCAGGGGTTCATCGATATCGAGGTCAACGGCGCGCTGGTGCGGACCCGCTATGCCGAGGCCGGTTTGCCCGATAAGCCGCACGCGGTGTTGCTGCACGGTACGGGCGGACACTGGGAGACGTTCGCGCCGAATCTGGCCGCGCTGTCTGAGCACTTCCACTGTGTGGCGATCGACATGGTGGGCAACGGGTTTTCAGGCAAGCCCGACTACGACTACGAGATCGCCGTCTACCGCGAGCACGTGCTGAAGGTGATGGACCACTTCGGCATGGCCAACGCTCACTTCGTGGGGATGTCGCTGGGCGCCTGGGTTTCCGCGGCAATTGCAGTGTCGCATCCCGACCGGGTGAACAAGATGATCCTGATGTCACCCGCGGGCAAGGAGGCGGCCGCAGCGAACATGGCGCGGATTCGCGCTGAACGCACCAAGGCCGTTAACGAGCCCACTTGGGAGTCGCTGTACACAGTCTTCGAGCACCTGATCGCCGACGAAGCCAACCGGCTGCCCGACCTTATCGGGCTGCGTCGGGCGATATATCAGCGCGCCGACACTCGTGCGACCATCGAGCACCTGTTGATCTTGCAGGACGCCACCGCACGCGAACGCAACCTGATTCCGGAGGAGAAGTGGAGGTCGATCACGGCGCCGGTGATGGTCGTGGCCTCGGGCCGCGACCTCGGCGTCTACCAGGACACCGCGACCGCGATCGCCGAGTTGATCCCCAGCGCCGAGATCTTCGACATGCCCGACGTACGCCATTGGCCGCATTTCGAGAATCCCGAATCGTTCAATCCGGCCGCAGTCGCCTTCCTCACCAAGTGA
- the hpaH gene encoding 2-oxo-hept-4-ene-1,7-dioate hydratase, which yields MKRPGPDEIAEIARRLYAAEQKREPIRQLSLEYPDMTIEDAYAVQRALVDLKVSDGRAVKGRKIGLTSKVMQRAASIDEPDYGALFDDMFIDNGGRVAPGHFIRPRIEVELAFVLGDTLRGPGVTLFDVLRATEFVTPALEILDARVQMSDPDTGHLRTIVDTIADNAADAGLVLGGRVFRPLDVDLRWVAALLLRNGTVEESGVAAAVLNHPGNGVAWLANRVAPYGVSLQRGEVILSGSFTKPVFAEPGDTFVADYGALGTVSVVFDREETVR from the coding sequence ATGAAACGGCCAGGTCCCGATGAGATCGCCGAGATCGCTCGGCGGCTTTACGCCGCCGAGCAGAAGCGTGAACCGATCCGGCAGTTGTCGCTTGAGTATCCCGACATGACCATTGAGGACGCGTACGCCGTGCAGCGGGCGCTGGTCGACCTGAAGGTCTCCGACGGCCGCGCGGTCAAGGGTCGCAAAATTGGCCTTACCTCGAAGGTGATGCAGCGCGCGGCATCGATCGATGAACCGGACTATGGCGCGCTGTTCGACGACATGTTCATCGACAACGGCGGCCGAGTGGCACCGGGCCACTTCATCCGGCCGCGGATTGAAGTCGAATTGGCGTTTGTGCTCGGGGATACGCTGCGGGGACCGGGGGTGACGTTATTCGATGTGCTGCGGGCCACCGAGTTCGTTACCCCAGCGCTGGAGATCCTCGATGCGCGGGTGCAGATGTCGGACCCTGACACCGGTCACCTACGCACGATCGTCGACACGATCGCCGACAACGCTGCCGACGCGGGTCTGGTGCTGGGTGGGCGGGTGTTCCGGCCGCTCGACGTCGACTTGCGGTGGGTGGCAGCTCTGCTGTTGCGCAACGGCACGGTTGAGGAGTCTGGGGTGGCGGCGGCGGTGCTTAACCATCCAGGCAACGGCGTAGCCTGGCTTGCCAATCGCGTAGCGCCGTATGGGGTTTCGCTTCAGCGTGGCGAGGTGATCCTGTCCGGGTCGTTCACTAAGCCGGTGTTCGCGGAGCCTGGAGACACGTTCGTCGCCGATTATGGCGCACTCGGGACGGTGTCGGTGGTGTTTGACCGCGAGGAGACGGTTCGGTGA
- a CDS encoding aldolase/citrate lyase family protein, giving the protein MSNRWVEHISSGTPRFGMWIASGSGYVTEICAGSGIDWVLLDQEHAPNDLRTTLEQLQVLAGYPDADVVVRPPAADPVLIKQLLDIGATNLLVPMIGSPAQAADAVAATRYPPAGTRGVGSALARASRWNRISDYVVTANDRVSLTVQVESAEGLHCVGDIADIDGVDAVFIGPADLAASMGKLGQPEHPEVVSAIEKALATVVERRKAAGVNAFTESIARRYLAAGATFILVGADVALLARGTEQLVARYRKPSI; this is encoded by the coding sequence GTGAGCAATCGCTGGGTCGAACACATCAGCTCCGGTACACCACGATTCGGCATGTGGATCGCGTCTGGCAGCGGGTACGTCACCGAGATTTGCGCCGGGTCGGGCATCGACTGGGTGCTGCTGGACCAGGAGCATGCGCCCAACGACCTGCGCACCACGCTCGAGCAGCTGCAGGTGCTCGCCGGCTACCCCGATGCCGATGTAGTGGTGCGCCCGCCCGCTGCGGACCCGGTGTTGATCAAGCAGCTACTCGACATCGGCGCGACCAATCTCCTGGTGCCGATGATCGGCAGCCCGGCGCAGGCAGCCGACGCAGTTGCCGCGACCCGGTATCCGCCAGCAGGCACTCGCGGCGTTGGCAGCGCGCTGGCGCGAGCGTCGCGGTGGAACCGCATTTCTGACTATGTTGTCACTGCAAACGATAGAGTCTCACTGACCGTACAGGTGGAATCGGCAGAGGGGCTCCATTGCGTCGGCGACATCGCTGACATCGACGGGGTCGACGCGGTGTTCATCGGTCCGGCCGACCTCGCGGCCTCGATGGGCAAACTCGGCCAACCTGAACACCCTGAGGTCGTTAGCGCAATCGAAAAGGCTTTAGCGACGGTGGTCGAACGCAGGAAGGCAGCCGGGGTGAATGCATTCACCGAATCAATCGCGCGCCGCTATCTGGCTGCGGGTGCGACATTCATTCTGGTCGGTGCAGACGTCGCGCTGCTGGCCCGCGGTACCGAGCAGCTGGTGGCCAGGTACCGGAAGCCCTCGATCTGA
- a CDS encoding acyl-CoA dehydrogenase family protein, with protein MDLDFTVDQLEFRDQVRTWLDENKPVEPRPRDHAGIREYDLAWQRTQWEGGWAGITWPTEYGGKGLTLLQQLIWYEEYAARGFPGIDACFVGLSHAGPTLITRGSEKQKSFHLPKILRGEVVWCQGFSEPDAGSDLAALRTKAVIDGDELVVNGQKVWTSFATVADYQELLVRTDNTQGKHRGITWVICDMSSPGIDVRPIETIEGGAEFCEVFYDNVRIPLSNVVGEVDNGWSVAMATLSFERGTAFTANQVRLAKTVEDLIDYARDHVGPDGRRPAIADDEIARRLAQARASVASLRALTYSNICLAMQSETPGPKGSMVKLLYADLTKEIAKLALDILGPGALRASSRWDDDGWVGYYYWSFSQSIGGGTSEIQRNILGERVLGLPR; from the coding sequence ATGGACCTGGATTTCACGGTTGATCAGCTGGAATTCCGCGACCAGGTCCGCACCTGGCTTGACGAGAACAAGCCGGTCGAACCGCGACCGCGCGACCACGCTGGCATCCGCGAGTACGACCTGGCCTGGCAGCGCACCCAATGGGAAGGCGGCTGGGCCGGCATCACGTGGCCCACCGAGTACGGCGGCAAGGGGCTGACCTTGCTGCAGCAGTTGATCTGGTACGAGGAATATGCCGCCAGGGGCTTCCCGGGGATCGACGCTTGCTTCGTCGGGTTATCCCACGCAGGGCCAACACTAATCACCAGGGGTAGCGAAAAGCAGAAGTCGTTTCATCTACCGAAAATCCTGCGCGGAGAAGTGGTGTGGTGCCAAGGCTTCTCCGAACCCGACGCCGGGTCCGATCTCGCTGCACTGCGCACCAAGGCCGTCATTGACGGCGACGAACTCGTCGTCAACGGCCAGAAGGTGTGGACCAGCTTCGCCACCGTCGCTGACTACCAGGAGCTTTTGGTGCGTACCGATAACACCCAAGGCAAGCACCGCGGCATCACCTGGGTGATCTGCGACATGTCCAGCCCGGGTATCGATGTGCGTCCGATTGAGACGATCGAGGGCGGTGCCGAATTCTGTGAGGTGTTTTACGACAATGTGCGGATCCCGCTGTCCAACGTCGTCGGCGAGGTGGACAACGGGTGGTCGGTTGCGATGGCCACGCTGTCGTTCGAACGGGGAACAGCTTTTACCGCAAACCAGGTGCGACTGGCAAAGACCGTCGAGGATCTGATCGATTATGCCCGCGACCATGTCGGACCTGATGGGCGTCGGCCCGCCATCGCCGACGACGAGATCGCCCGGCGGCTGGCGCAGGCACGGGCCTCGGTGGCTTCGCTGCGTGCGCTGACCTACTCCAACATCTGCCTGGCAATGCAATCCGAGACACCCGGCCCCAAAGGTTCGATGGTCAAGCTGCTCTATGCCGATTTGACCAAGGAAATCGCGAAACTCGCGCTCGACATCCTCGGACCGGGTGCTCTACGGGCCTCGTCGCGGTGGGACGACGACGGCTGGGTGGGCTACTACTACTGGTCGTTTTCGCAGTCGATCGGCGGCGGGACATCGGAGATCCAGCGCAACATCCTCGGCGAACGCGTCCTCGGACTGCCGCGGTAG